The following coding sequences lie in one Alicyclobacillus curvatus genomic window:
- the rfbF gene encoding glucose-1-phosphate cytidylyltransferase: MKVVILAGGFGTRISEESHSKPKPMIEIGGKPILHHIMKIYSHFGFHEFIVCLGYKGHVIKDYFASYLLHASDVIFDFKNGDDKIMDRGAVEPWQVTLADTGSNSMTGGRLKRIQKYVGHEPFMLTYGDGVADIRVDQLLDYHRQHGKLATLTAYQPDDRFGALEVNPDGQITRFAEKAKGGAGWINAGYFVMQPEVFDYIDADDTVLESDVLSRLAKEGQLMAYPHKGFWHPMDTLRDKNHLEQLWNAGAAPWMHLVEGGEHQ, translated from the coding sequence TTGAAGGTTGTAATTTTGGCAGGCGGGTTTGGGACCAGAATCAGTGAGGAATCACATTCGAAACCAAAGCCAATGATTGAAATCGGAGGCAAACCCATTTTACACCACATTATGAAGATATACTCCCACTTTGGCTTCCATGAGTTCATCGTCTGTTTAGGGTACAAAGGACATGTCATCAAAGACTACTTTGCAAGTTACTTGCTCCACGCTTCCGACGTGATTTTCGACTTTAAGAACGGCGATGACAAAATCATGGACCGGGGAGCTGTGGAACCATGGCAGGTTACACTCGCTGACACCGGATCGAACTCGATGACAGGCGGCAGATTGAAACGCATTCAAAAGTATGTGGGACACGAACCATTCATGCTGACTTATGGCGACGGGGTGGCTGATATCAGAGTGGACCAGTTGTTGGACTATCACAGACAACACGGCAAACTTGCGACACTAACTGCATATCAGCCGGATGACCGTTTTGGGGCTCTCGAAGTCAATCCCGATGGTCAGATTACACGCTTTGCGGAAAAGGCAAAGGGTGGAGCGGGGTGGATTAATGCAGGCTATTTTGTGATGCAACCCGAGGTTTTCGACTACATCGATGCGGATGATACGGTTCTTGAAAGTGACGTGTTGTCTCGTCTCGCTAAAGAAGGGCAATTGATGGCATACCCTCACAAGGGATTCTGGCATCCCATGGACACACTGCGGGACAAAAACCATCTCGAACAGCTGTGGAACGCGGGGGCAGCCCCTTGGATGCATCTTGTAGAAGGTGGTGAGCACCAATGA
- a CDS encoding NAD-dependent epimerase/dehydratase family protein: MSRVLPEQHIMDHDLNYIVSCLTDREVEKFNGATVVVTGCAGFIGYYVLHFFDRYAHQLGINKVVGLDNFTLGQQAWVRELGESSKVVEIHDFDVIRGSLDDVIPNASPYFVVHMASIASPPFYRRYPLETVDANVWGLRRLLEHSIGRDLRGFLFFSSSEIYGEPDPLFIPTAESYWGNVSSLGPRACYDESKRFGETLCEIFAHQYGLPITIVRPFNNFGPGTNLDDQRVTADFTKAIVLGKNVIIHSDGTPTRTFCYVADAVAGYLKALLYGTFDCFNIGTENPEISMKGLAELYVQAGKDMFKYEGQIEFIPSSDPHYLTHNPSRRCPDISKAKNLLSFRPKISLTEGIYRELQFFKERGSD, from the coding sequence ATGAGTCGCGTACTTCCTGAACAACACATCATGGATCATGACTTAAACTACATCGTCTCCTGCCTCACCGACAGGGAGGTTGAGAAATTCAACGGAGCGACGGTAGTCGTCACAGGGTGTGCGGGGTTTATTGGGTATTATGTACTACATTTCTTCGACAGGTACGCCCATCAACTCGGCATCAATAAGGTTGTCGGACTCGACAACTTCACACTCGGACAGCAGGCTTGGGTTCGGGAACTGGGTGAATCGTCCAAGGTCGTGGAAATTCATGACTTTGATGTGATTCGCGGGAGCCTTGACGACGTCATTCCGAATGCCTCTCCCTATTTTGTCGTACACATGGCATCCATTGCGTCTCCGCCCTTCTATCGTCGTTATCCCCTAGAGACAGTGGATGCCAACGTGTGGGGACTGCGGAGGCTCTTGGAACACAGCATCGGTCGGGACTTACGCGGATTTTTGTTCTTTTCGAGCAGCGAGATATACGGCGAACCTGACCCGTTGTTTATTCCGACAGCCGAAAGCTACTGGGGCAACGTGAGTTCACTCGGACCAAGAGCATGCTATGACGAATCCAAGCGCTTTGGCGAAACCCTGTGCGAGATATTCGCACACCAATACGGACTGCCAATTACCATCGTTCGTCCATTCAATAATTTTGGTCCCGGAACGAACCTCGATGACCAGCGGGTAACGGCAGATTTTACAAAAGCGATTGTGCTCGGGAAGAATGTCATCATTCATTCCGACGGCACTCCGACTCGGACCTTTTGCTATGTGGCGGACGCTGTTGCAGGTTATCTAAAAGCTCTACTCTACGGAACATTCGATTGTTTTAACATTGGGACAGAAAATCCGGAAATCTCCATGAAGGGCCTCGCGGAACTGTATGTTCAAGCAGGTAAGGACATGTTTAAATACGAGGGTCAAATTGAATTTATTCCTTCTTCAGACCCTCATTATCTCACGCACAATCCTTCAAGACGTTGTCCGGACATCTCAAAGGCCAAGAACTTGCTCTCCTTTCGACCAAAGATCTCGCTTACGGAAGGTATTTACCGGGAGTTGCAGTTCTTTAAGGAGCGTGGCTCTGACTGA